Proteins from one Gasterosteus aculeatus chromosome 11, fGasAcu3.hap1.1, whole genome shotgun sequence genomic window:
- the tbc1d17 gene encoding TBC1 domain family member 17 isoform X1: MEQNVVDYKLIFEKEGVYLHTNAKRSNHDTTIPGFIRIVERAGLPALEWSPVEEEGRSAPAVLYTKKDGEGGVEDTNFDPGYEPDWAVVSNVKKDRNPVPAKDSGQWSFSLPLSELYSLRRARFSLGRNFLVLTSRGGHPLPALHFHRGGTRELFRALQRYIVLDQSPVDGRLFLAYPHDPGALSQSFEKLQLFDDAGADLVSRFIQDPYATTFGGFSKVTNFFKAALRPPGSPGHFRTAQDPSLPHQCDEEPDFELINCGVELGPRPDVSRGQPLDKWHQFMDPEGRVQDSEKIKEIIFKGGVSPALRKEVWKFLLGFYPWNSTFKEREDILRLKTDEYFRMKVQWKSVSEEQEMRNSLLRGYRSLIERDVNRTDRHNTFFSGNDNPGLALLHDVLMTYCMYNFDLGYVQGMSDLLSPLLFVTQNEVESFWCLTGFMELLHQNFEESQEAMKKQLLQLSILLKALDPELCDFLDSQDSGSLCFCFRWLLIWFKREFSFEDILTMWEVIWSGLPCDNFHLLIACSILESQRGELIGSDHDFNTILKHINELTMKLDLQGVLRGAEAIHLQLTQCKELPLKVQQVLGLYSPSSSEEESPDRPAGETQRLLGEAQGGGSATAAASGPARVPTYP; encoded by the exons ATGGAACAAAACGTTGTGGATTACAAG CTGATATTTGAGAAAGAGGGAGTTTACCTCCACACAAATGCCAAGAGGAGCAACCATGACACGACCATCCCAGGGTTCATCCGCATCGTGGAGCGG GCCGGCCTGCCGGCTTTAGAGTGGAGcccagtggaggaggaagggcgCAGCGCCCCGGCCGTCCTCTACACCAAAAAG gatggagaaggaggagtcGAGGATACAAACTTCGACCCCGGGTATGAGCCGGACTGGGCCGTCGTCAGCAACGTGAAGAAGGACCGCAATCCGGTTCCGGCCAAAGACTCAG gtcaGTGGTCGTTCTCGCTGCCTCTCTCGGAGCTCTACTCCCTCCGGAGGGCTCGGTTCTCTCTGGGCAGAAACTTCCTGGTTCTGACGAGTCGAGGGGGCCACCCGCTCCCCGCCCTGCACTTCCACAGAGGAGGAACCAGGGAGCTGTTTAGGGCCCTGCAACGTTACATCGTCCTGGACCA GTCGCCGGTTGACGGGCGGCTCTTCCTCGCCTACCCTCACGACCCGGGCGCGCTCTCTCAGTCCTttgagaagctgcagctgttCGACGATGCCGGCGCTGATCTCGTTTCG AGATTCATCCAGGACCCGTACGCCACCACCTTCGGTGGATTCTCCAAGGTCACCAACTTCTTCAAAGCCGCCCTTCGACCTCCGGGATCCCCGGGCCACTTCCGCACTGCTCAGGATCCCAGTCTGCCGCACCAGTGCGACGAAGAGCCCGACTTCGAGCTCATCAACTGC GGCGTCGAGCTCGGTCCCAGACCAGACGTAAGCCGGGGACAACCACTGGACAAATGGCACCAATTTATGGACCCAGAGGGGCGAGTGCAGGACTCTGAGAAGATCAAGGAGATCATATTCAAAGGG GGTGTCTCACCAGCTCTCAGGAAGGAGGTGTGGAAGTTCCTCCTGGGCTTTTATCCGTGGAACAGCACGTtcaaggagagagaggacattCTGCGGCTAAAAAC GGACGAGTACTTCAGAATGAAGGTGCAGTGGAAGTCGGTCAGTGAAGAGCAGGAGATGAGGAACTCCCTCCTCCGGGGATACAGGAGCCTGATTG AGAGAGACGTCAACAGGACGGACAGACACAACACCTTCTTCTCCGGGAACGACAACCCGGGCCTGGCTCTGCTGCACGACGTGCTGATGACGTACTGCATGTACAACTTTGATCTGG GTTACGTCCAGGGGATGAGCGACCTCttgtctcccctcctcttcgTCACCCAGAACGAGGTGGAGTCCTTCTGGTGCCTGACGGGCTTCATGGAGCTGCTG CACCAGAACTTTGAAGAGTCCCAGGAGGCCATGAAgaagcagctcctgcagctcagcaTCCTGCTGAAGGCCCTGGACCCGGAGCTGTGCGACTTCCTGG ACTCTCAGGACAGCGGCTCTCTGTGCTTCTGTTTCCGCTGGCTGCTCATCTGGTTCAAGCGAGAGTTTTCCTTCGAGGACATCCTCACCATGTGGGAG GTCATCTGGTCCGGTCTGCCGTGCGACAACTTCCACCTGCTGATCGCCTGCTCCATCCTGGAGTCCCAGCGGGGCGAGCTGATCGGCTCGGACCACGACTTCAACACCATCCTGAAG cacatCAACGAGCTGACCATGAAGTTGGACCTGCAGGGCGTCCTGCGAGGGGCGGAGGCCATCCACCTGCAGCTGACCCAGTGCAAG GAGCTTCCCCTGAAGGTGCAGCAGGTCCTGGGACTCTACAGCCCGTCCAGCTCCGAGGAGGAGAGCCCCGACCGCCCGGCCGGCGAGACGCAGCGCCTCCTCGGCGAGGCGCAGGGCGGCGGCAGCGCCACCGCCGCTGCCTCCGGCCCGGCACGCGTTCCCACCTATCCTTAA
- the tbc1d17 gene encoding TBC1 domain family member 17 isoform X2, protein MKNLIFEKEGVYLHTNAKRSNHDTTIPGFIRIVERAGLPALEWSPVEEEGRSAPAVLYTKKDGEGGVEDTNFDPGYEPDWAVVSNVKKDRNPVPAKDSGQWSFSLPLSELYSLRRARFSLGRNFLVLTSRGGHPLPALHFHRGGTRELFRALQRYIVLDQSPVDGRLFLAYPHDPGALSQSFEKLQLFDDAGADLVSRFIQDPYATTFGGFSKVTNFFKAALRPPGSPGHFRTAQDPSLPHQCDEEPDFELINCGVELGPRPDVSRGQPLDKWHQFMDPEGRVQDSEKIKEIIFKGGVSPALRKEVWKFLLGFYPWNSTFKEREDILRLKTDEYFRMKVQWKSVSEEQEMRNSLLRGYRSLIERDVNRTDRHNTFFSGNDNPGLALLHDVLMTYCMYNFDLGYVQGMSDLLSPLLFVTQNEVESFWCLTGFMELLHQNFEESQEAMKKQLLQLSILLKALDPELCDFLDSQDSGSLCFCFRWLLIWFKREFSFEDILTMWEVIWSGLPCDNFHLLIACSILESQRGELIGSDHDFNTILKHINELTMKLDLQGVLRGAEAIHLQLTQCKELPLKVQQVLGLYSPSSSEEESPDRPAGETQRLLGEAQGGGSATAAASGPARVPTYP, encoded by the exons ATGAAAAAC CTGATATTTGAGAAAGAGGGAGTTTACCTCCACACAAATGCCAAGAGGAGCAACCATGACACGACCATCCCAGGGTTCATCCGCATCGTGGAGCGG GCCGGCCTGCCGGCTTTAGAGTGGAGcccagtggaggaggaagggcgCAGCGCCCCGGCCGTCCTCTACACCAAAAAG gatggagaaggaggagtcGAGGATACAAACTTCGACCCCGGGTATGAGCCGGACTGGGCCGTCGTCAGCAACGTGAAGAAGGACCGCAATCCGGTTCCGGCCAAAGACTCAG gtcaGTGGTCGTTCTCGCTGCCTCTCTCGGAGCTCTACTCCCTCCGGAGGGCTCGGTTCTCTCTGGGCAGAAACTTCCTGGTTCTGACGAGTCGAGGGGGCCACCCGCTCCCCGCCCTGCACTTCCACAGAGGAGGAACCAGGGAGCTGTTTAGGGCCCTGCAACGTTACATCGTCCTGGACCA GTCGCCGGTTGACGGGCGGCTCTTCCTCGCCTACCCTCACGACCCGGGCGCGCTCTCTCAGTCCTttgagaagctgcagctgttCGACGATGCCGGCGCTGATCTCGTTTCG AGATTCATCCAGGACCCGTACGCCACCACCTTCGGTGGATTCTCCAAGGTCACCAACTTCTTCAAAGCCGCCCTTCGACCTCCGGGATCCCCGGGCCACTTCCGCACTGCTCAGGATCCCAGTCTGCCGCACCAGTGCGACGAAGAGCCCGACTTCGAGCTCATCAACTGC GGCGTCGAGCTCGGTCCCAGACCAGACGTAAGCCGGGGACAACCACTGGACAAATGGCACCAATTTATGGACCCAGAGGGGCGAGTGCAGGACTCTGAGAAGATCAAGGAGATCATATTCAAAGGG GGTGTCTCACCAGCTCTCAGGAAGGAGGTGTGGAAGTTCCTCCTGGGCTTTTATCCGTGGAACAGCACGTtcaaggagagagaggacattCTGCGGCTAAAAAC GGACGAGTACTTCAGAATGAAGGTGCAGTGGAAGTCGGTCAGTGAAGAGCAGGAGATGAGGAACTCCCTCCTCCGGGGATACAGGAGCCTGATTG AGAGAGACGTCAACAGGACGGACAGACACAACACCTTCTTCTCCGGGAACGACAACCCGGGCCTGGCTCTGCTGCACGACGTGCTGATGACGTACTGCATGTACAACTTTGATCTGG GTTACGTCCAGGGGATGAGCGACCTCttgtctcccctcctcttcgTCACCCAGAACGAGGTGGAGTCCTTCTGGTGCCTGACGGGCTTCATGGAGCTGCTG CACCAGAACTTTGAAGAGTCCCAGGAGGCCATGAAgaagcagctcctgcagctcagcaTCCTGCTGAAGGCCCTGGACCCGGAGCTGTGCGACTTCCTGG ACTCTCAGGACAGCGGCTCTCTGTGCTTCTGTTTCCGCTGGCTGCTCATCTGGTTCAAGCGAGAGTTTTCCTTCGAGGACATCCTCACCATGTGGGAG GTCATCTGGTCCGGTCTGCCGTGCGACAACTTCCACCTGCTGATCGCCTGCTCCATCCTGGAGTCCCAGCGGGGCGAGCTGATCGGCTCGGACCACGACTTCAACACCATCCTGAAG cacatCAACGAGCTGACCATGAAGTTGGACCTGCAGGGCGTCCTGCGAGGGGCGGAGGCCATCCACCTGCAGCTGACCCAGTGCAAG GAGCTTCCCCTGAAGGTGCAGCAGGTCCTGGGACTCTACAGCCCGTCCAGCTCCGAGGAGGAGAGCCCCGACCGCCCGGCCGGCGAGACGCAGCGCCTCCTCGGCGAGGCGCAGGGCGGCGGCAGCGCCACCGCCGCTGCCTCCGGCCCGGCACGCGTTCCCACCTATCCTTAA